The window GCCGGCTCGCACTACGCGGAGGCACTGGTCGAGGCCGGCCAGCCGGACCGGGCGATCGACGAGCTGTTCGCCGCCGCCGGCGGCCCGGACCTGCCCCGCGTCGAGGAGGCCTACCGCCCGTACTGGTATGAGCTGCTCACCCGGGCGGAGCTCGCCAGGCGCGATCTCGATCGCGCGGGCCAGCGCCGTCCCGGGCCCGCCCCGATCCGCCCGCCGAACCTGGCGCGTCCGTCGGAGGTGGTGCGTCCGTCGTCCGGGGCCGGCGCGGCCGGTGCGCTGGCGGGCAACGGTGCTGGCGATGCCGAAACGGTCGACGGGGTGGCGGCGGCGGAGCGGTGGGCCCGGCGGGCGGAGTACGCGGCCGCGCACGCGGGCGGTGGCCTGCCCGGGCGGGCGGCGTCCGCGTTGCGCGCGCGGGCCGCCGTGGAGCTCGCGCGCGGCGACGCGGTGGCGGCGGCGAAGGCCGCGCTCGCGTCCGCGGCCGCGGCCGAGCGGGCCGGCCTGCCCATCGAGTCGGGTCGATCGCTGACGCTCGCGGGGCGGGCGCTGACCGCCGTCGGCGACACCACAACGGCGGTCAGCGAGCTGCGGCGCGCCGAGTCCCGGCTGCGGGCGGCCGGCGCCCGGCGACCCGGCGACGAGGCGGCCCGCCTGCTGCGGCAGCTCGGCGAGAAGGTGGCCCGCGGCGGGCGCCCGGCGGGCTCCTGGCGTCCCGCCGCCCGGCAGGTGGGCGGGCTCGGCGGCGGCGACGGGCTGGGGGTCGGCGGCGGCGCGCCTGGCGGCGGCGCGCTGGCCGGCATCGGCGCCGCGGCCGACGGCGGCGCACAGGCGGGCGCCAGGAACAGCGAGATGTCGGGCGCGACGGCCGCGCGGCTGTCGGCGCGGGAGCGGCAGATCGCCGAGCTGGTGGCCGCCGGTCAGACGAACAGGCAGATCGCCGCCGAGCTGTTCGTCAGCGAGAAGACGGTCGAAAGCCACGTGACGAAGGTGCTGGCCAAGCTTGGAGTGCCTTCCCGGGCCGCGGTCGGCGCCGTCCTTCGATCCTGACGCCCCGGCCGCGCCGCGCCGGATTCGCGGCAGATCCTTGACAGTCAGAGCCCCTACGACGCGATGATCCAACGGCGGAGTTCCGGCCGATGCGCGAGCCGCGCTCGGGCGCATCCGGAACCAGGGTTTCCCCCGATGTTTTGGTCGGGAATAGCAGATCAGGCTGAACCTGCTGGTGGAGGTGTCCGACGTGGCCACGCGCGTCGGGCACCCCCACCGATCGGGGAGCCGGAACGGGGGGCGTGAGCATGGACGCGCGACGCCGTTCCGGCCTGGAACGGAGGCCACATGTCGATGCCTGAGCCCGCCACGGGACCGGCCGCGCCGGCGCGGCGCGGGTTCGCGACCGGCGGCGCCGGCCTCGCCGGCGCGCTGCTCATCGGGGCCGTGATCGCGGTCGTTCTCGGGGTCTACGGCCGGGTACACGAGCCCGCTCGGCGCCCGCTCTACACGCTGGGCTTCTCCTCGCCGCTCCCCATGAAGGCGTGGCTCACGACGGTGATCGTGCTGCTCGTCATCGTGCAGCTCCTCACCGCCCTGTGGATGTGGGGGCGGCTGCCGGGTGTCGGCTCAGCCGGGCCCGCCGTCGCGATCGTCCATCGGTGGAGCGGGACGGCGGCCTTCGTCATCTCGCTCCCGGTGGCGTTCCACTGCCTGTGGGCGCTCGGCTTCCAGACCGCGGAGCCACGCGTCGTCGTGCATGGCATCGCCGGCTGCGCGTTCTACGGCGCCTACGCGGCGAAGATGCTCGGTCTACGGGTAAAGAAGCTGCCTGGTTGGGCGTTGCCGGTGCTCGGCAGCCTGGTCCTGACGACGCTCATCGTGCTCTGGCTGACCGCGTCGCTCTGGTTCTTCACCCGCTCCGGCATTCCTCATGTCTGATCGCTCCGGCCGTCACGAAGAAGGGCTGAGATGACGCAAGACGTCTCCGCGCCGCCCCAGTCAGGGGCCCTCACCCGTCGGGCCGTCCCGGCCGTGGTCGTAGTCGCGGGTGCCGTCGCCGGCTTCGCCGTAGCGAAGGGGCACGACGAGAGCGAGACCGGCCCCGGCGCCAACGCGGCGGGCGGCGGCGGCGCGAGTGGCGGCACCCAGCTGGCCACGCTCGACCAGGTGCCGGCCGGTGGCGGCGTGGTACTCGACAAGGCCGGCATCGTGCTGACCCGGGACGACGCGGGCAACGTGCACGGCTTCTCGGCCATCTGCACCCACCAGGGCTGCACGGTCTCCGACGTCACGGACGGCACGATCAACTGCCCGTGTCATGGCAGCAAGTTCGACGCCGCGACCGGCGCCCCCGTCGCCGGCCCGGCCGGTAGCCCGCTGCCGCCGGTCGACGTCACCGTCCGCGACAACGCCGTCTTCACCGCGCCGGCCGGCGGAGGTGGTGGCGGCGGCGGCGGCGCGAGTAGCGGCCAGCTGGCCACGCTCGACCAGGTGCCGGCCGGTGGCGGCGTGGTACTCGACAAGGCCGGCATCGTGCTGACCCGGGACGACGCGGGCAACGTGCACGGCTTCTCGGCCATCTGCACCCACCAGGGCTGCACGGTCTCCGACGTCACGGACGGCACGATCAACTGCCCGTGCCACGGCAGCAAGTTCGACGCCGCGACCGGCGCCCCCGTCGCCGGCCCGGCCAAGAAACCGCTGCCGGCGGTCGACGTCACCGTCCGCGACAACGCCGTCTTCCCTTCCTGACAGTCCGCCCTCTCGGCGCACCGCGCCGGCCTTGGCCGGACCGAGACCCAGCCCGCCACCTGATCGCCGTCCGGCCCCGCGCTCGCGGGGCCGGACGTGCCCAGCACGAGAGGGGACCAGCGTGCCACCCGTCGCGCTGAGCGTCACGACCCCGGCCGAACAGCTCACGTTGCCCGGCGACCGCCCGGCGGTCGTCGGCCGGGCCCGCGACGCTGACATCGTCATCAGCAATCCGAAGGTCTCGCGCCGGCATGTCTCGCTCGAGCCGACGCCGGACGGCTGGGTAGCCCGAGACCTGAGCACCAACGGGATGTGGCACGACGGCGCGCAGGTCGGCTCGGTGCGGGTCGGCGGCGACGTGACCCGTCTGCGCCTCGGCGGCGCCGACGGTCCGGAGGTGGTGCTCGCCGCCCTGGTGCCGGCCGCCGCCGCCCCCCCGGCCGAGCCCACCCTCGACGAGCTCGAGACCAGGCTCGCGCCAAGTGGCGGCGCTCCGAACCCGGCCCAGCGGGCCGGCCGCGGGGCCACTCCGGCACCCGTGCCGGCCGGTGCGCACCAGTCCGCCGGCGTGCCTGCCCAGCGGACCGCGCCCGCGCCCGTCCCGAGCGCGCGGCGCAAGCCGCCCCGTTGGCTGAGCACGGTGCCCACGCTGATCTGGCTGTTCGCCGCCGCCTTCACCATCGGCGCCCTCGTCGCCCTCTCCTGACGATCCGCGCCGCGGCGGCGCGCCGGTGACCTCATGCGAGGAGAGAATGCGGTCGCGTGCTCTGGCTCTCACCGCCCGGGCGTGCCGCGGCCGACCCGGGCGGGACATTCCGACGACCGTTCCGCGACTCCGGACAGTCACGTTCGGCGGTGGGCGGAATGATTCTCACCAGTTCTTTAATCGCAACGGCCGGGCTTACCGCCTCTCAGCCCATCTGCCGGCCTACCGTCTGACCTGTCGGGTGGTATCGCCGTATAGGAAGGGCTGATATGACG of the Pseudofrankia saprophytica genome contains:
- a CDS encoding DUF6529 family protein codes for the protein MSMPEPATGPAAPARRGFATGGAGLAGALLIGAVIAVVLGVYGRVHEPARRPLYTLGFSSPLPMKAWLTTVIVLLVIVQLLTALWMWGRLPGVGSAGPAVAIVHRWSGTAAFVISLPVAFHCLWALGFQTAEPRVVVHGIAGCAFYGAYAAKMLGLRVKKLPGWALPVLGSLVLTTLIVLWLTASLWFFTRSGIPHV
- a CDS encoding Rieske (2Fe-2S) protein, translating into MTQDVSAPPQSGALTRRAVPAVVVVAGAVAGFAVAKGHDESETGPGANAAGGGGASGGTQLATLDQVPAGGGVVLDKAGIVLTRDDAGNVHGFSAICTHQGCTVSDVTDGTINCPCHGSKFDAATGAPVAGPAGSPLPPVDVTVRDNAVFTAPAGGGGGGGGGASSGQLATLDQVPAGGGVVLDKAGIVLTRDDAGNVHGFSAICTHQGCTVSDVTDGTINCPCHGSKFDAATGAPVAGPAKKPLPAVDVTVRDNAVFPS
- a CDS encoding FHA domain-containing protein — its product is MPPVALSVTTPAEQLTLPGDRPAVVGRARDADIVISNPKVSRRHVSLEPTPDGWVARDLSTNGMWHDGAQVGSVRVGGDVTRLRLGGADGPEVVLAALVPAAAAPPAEPTLDELETRLAPSGGAPNPAQRAGRGATPAPVPAGAHQSAGVPAQRTAPAPVPSARRKPPRWLSTVPTLIWLFAAAFTIGALVALS